A genomic window from Chitinophaga pollutisoli includes:
- a CDS encoding TonB-dependent receptor, whose amino-acid sequence MMKLYTRFRATCYMFLAVMLFALPARSQNKITVSGTVTDSASATPLPGVTVRVAGASIGGQTDELGRFSLSVPSNAVLVFGFLGYQSRQVAVGGREQLLVKLPATNENLNEVVVVGYGQQKKLSVTGAVASITSEDIRMTTSANLAVAMAGKLPGLTSIQSAGGQPGRDDATLYLRGVATTNGASPLILIDDVPRDNIRTIDPNEVATITVLKDASATAAYGVRGANGVILITTKRGQPGKAELSLSVDQSWASFTHEPKRLHSVEYMRLRNEASKNDGITEAPFPEDIIAKYENPLIGLDPNDPDFEAKAKVRRYMYPDHDYYRELIKRFAPQTRVNMGIRGGTEKVSYFANANYLHQGGNLNVEPKSKLGYDPSAKMDRWSFRSNLDYKISGSLKSFLNIGSYIERVNMPSAGVYPNSSTDWMISDLIYQAQTILPITPGPTALPGFGIPEGAIIDPGYLDRSAFEVMNRQGYRHEVRSNLNSSLGLDWDLGKLITPGLSMRGMISFDSRGTTAMQGSKLEPLYLAQVNYATDELVYSIKRTGQNRLGLAKGADSRYNINMQGRINYARQFARKHDVTAMVLAQRDYWESTGGEIPFNVIGLSARATYGYDNRYLAEVNAGYNGSEQFAPNRRYGFFPAASVGWVVSNEAFLKGNNIITSLKLRGSYGKVGNDKMGGARFLYQSNITMGGGPLSSLGLGQGVSQGLLGNPDITWEEALKRNIGIDLQLFRDLSITFDYYTEDRSKILITRGTIPAIQGVPLGNIPKVNMGEVFNKGLEIELEYHRQLNRNWFVQFRGNYGTNKNEVRFIDEAINDESYVYRLRRTGYPLGQHWGYQIDRSNGNGFFNSQEELDAYLAKTTYGFGSPRVGDFIYKDLNGDGVVNDKDMQPLRNTHIPGFTWGATFSATWKMVDVTLFFQGVGKYTGRYADNGVYEIIKQGTYFDMHRNAWTPERYAAGEKITYPALSTKSNTNFTANDFFITDRAFTRLRNVEVAVNLPKSWISPIGLRTARIHVGGQNLITWSKNFVMTHLDPEGNNAIGYPITRTFSVGFNTSF is encoded by the coding sequence ATGATGAAACTGTATACGCGATTCCGGGCAACATGCTATATGTTCCTGGCGGTGATGCTTTTTGCCTTGCCGGCCCGGTCACAAAACAAAATAACCGTTTCGGGAACGGTCACCGATTCCGCCAGCGCCACGCCGCTGCCGGGGGTGACGGTGCGCGTGGCGGGCGCCAGTATCGGCGGGCAAACAGACGAGCTGGGGCGCTTCAGCCTCAGTGTTCCTTCCAACGCCGTGCTCGTTTTCGGCTTTCTCGGCTACCAGTCCAGGCAAGTGGCGGTAGGCGGAAGGGAGCAGCTGCTGGTGAAGCTTCCGGCCACCAATGAAAACCTGAACGAAGTGGTGGTTGTAGGGTACGGACAGCAAAAGAAGCTTTCGGTGACGGGAGCGGTGGCCTCCATCACTTCCGAAGACATCCGGATGACGACTTCCGCCAACCTCGCCGTCGCGATGGCGGGCAAGCTTCCCGGCCTTACATCCATTCAATCCGCCGGCGGACAACCGGGCCGTGACGACGCCACCCTGTATCTCCGCGGTGTGGCCACCACCAATGGCGCGAGCCCGCTGATCCTGATCGACGACGTTCCGCGCGACAACATCCGGACGATCGACCCCAACGAGGTGGCTACCATCACGGTGTTGAAAGACGCATCCGCCACAGCGGCATACGGGGTGAGGGGCGCAAACGGGGTGATCCTCATCACCACCAAGCGCGGGCAGCCCGGCAAGGCGGAACTGAGCCTCAGTGTGGACCAGAGCTGGGCCTCATTCACGCATGAGCCGAAGCGGTTGCATTCGGTGGAATACATGCGCCTGCGGAACGAGGCGTCTAAAAACGACGGGATCACCGAGGCGCCTTTCCCGGAAGATATAATCGCCAAATACGAAAACCCGCTTATCGGGCTGGATCCCAACGATCCGGATTTTGAAGCCAAAGCCAAAGTGCGCAGGTACATGTATCCCGACCATGATTACTACCGCGAGCTGATTAAACGGTTTGCGCCGCAAACAAGAGTGAACATGGGTATCCGTGGCGGAACGGAGAAAGTAAGCTATTTCGCCAACGCCAACTACCTCCACCAGGGCGGTAACCTGAACGTAGAGCCGAAATCGAAGCTGGGTTACGACCCATCGGCGAAGATGGACCGCTGGAGTTTCCGTTCCAATCTCGATTACAAGATTTCAGGATCGCTGAAAAGCTTTCTCAATATCGGCAGCTATATAGAAAGGGTGAATATGCCTTCGGCGGGCGTTTACCCGAATAGCAGCACCGACTGGATGATTTCCGACCTCATTTACCAGGCGCAGACCATTTTGCCCATCACGCCCGGCCCAACGGCCTTGCCGGGTTTCGGTATTCCGGAAGGCGCGATCATCGATCCCGGGTACCTCGACCGTTCGGCATTTGAAGTGATGAACCGCCAGGGCTACCGGCATGAAGTGCGCTCGAACCTCAACAGCTCGCTGGGGCTGGACTGGGACCTGGGCAAGTTGATCACGCCGGGTTTGAGCATGCGCGGCATGATCTCGTTCGATTCCCGCGGCACCACGGCCATGCAGGGGAGCAAGCTGGAACCGTTGTACCTGGCGCAGGTGAACTACGCAACCGATGAGCTGGTGTATTCCATCAAGCGCACGGGGCAGAACCGATTGGGGCTTGCCAAGGGAGCGGATTCCCGCTACAATATCAACATGCAGGGGCGGATCAACTACGCCCGCCAGTTTGCCCGCAAGCACGACGTGACGGCCATGGTGCTGGCGCAGCGTGATTACTGGGAATCTACCGGCGGGGAAATACCTTTCAATGTGATCGGTCTTTCCGCCAGGGCAACCTATGGCTATGATAACCGGTACCTCGCCGAGGTCAACGCCGGTTACAACGGATCTGAACAATTCGCGCCCAACAGGCGGTATGGCTTCTTCCCGGCGGCCTCGGTGGGCTGGGTAGTCAGCAACGAAGCTTTCCTGAAAGGCAACAATATCATTACCTCGTTGAAGCTGCGCGGTTCTTACGGTAAAGTAGGAAACGACAAGATGGGCGGCGCACGCTTCCTGTATCAGAGCAATATCACGATGGGCGGCGGGCCGCTGAGCAGCCTGGGCCTCGGCCAAGGCGTGAGCCAGGGCCTTCTCGGCAACCCGGACATTACCTGGGAAGAAGCGCTGAAGCGTAACATCGGTATCGATCTCCAGCTTTTCCGCGATCTCTCCATCACATTCGACTATTACACCGAAGACCGCAGCAAGATTCTCATCACCCGCGGCACCATTCCGGCGATCCAGGGCGTGCCCCTGGGCAATATCCCCAAAGTAAATATGGGTGAGGTCTTTAACAAAGGTCTGGAGATTGAACTGGAATATCATCGCCAGCTCAACCGCAACTGGTTCGTCCAGTTCCGCGGCAACTACGGCACCAACAAGAACGAGGTGCGCTTTATCGACGAGGCGATCAACGACGAGTCGTACGTTTACCGCCTGCGCCGGACGGGGTATCCGCTGGGCCAGCATTGGGGATACCAGATCGACCGTAGCAACGGCAACGGGTTTTTCAATTCCCAGGAAGAGCTGGATGCATACCTGGCGAAAACCACTTACGGCTTCGGCAGCCCGCGCGTTGGGGATTTCATTTACAAAGACCTGAACGGCGACGGCGTGGTGAACGATAAAGACATGCAGCCGCTGCGCAATACGCATATTCCCGGTTTCACCTGGGGCGCTACTTTTTCCGCTACGTGGAAGATGGTGGATGTGACACTGTTTTTCCAGGGTGTTGGAAAGTATACCGGGCGGTATGCCGACAACGGGGTGTACGAGATTATTAAGCAAGGCACCTATTTCGATATGCACCGCAACGCCTGGACGCCCGAGCGGTACGCGGCGGGGGAGAAGATCACCTATCCCGCGCTCAGCACCAAATCCAACACCAATTTCACCGCCAACGACTTCTTCATCACCGACAGGGCGTTTACCCGCCTGCGGAATGTGGAAGTGGCCGTGAACCTTCCGAAGTCGTGGATCAGCCCCATCGGGCTGCGTACGGCGCGGATACATGTAGGCGGGCAGAACCTCATCACCTGGTCCAAAAACTTCGTGATGACGCACCTGGACCCGGAAGGGAACAACGCCATCGGGTATCCGATCACACGGACGTTCAGCGTCGGTTTCAACACCTCATTCTGA
- a CDS encoding RagB/SusD family nutrient uptake outer membrane protein codes for MKSIYAFLLICAVAAVSCNKALDMAPDGKLSMDEIFTDNNKVAAFLNSCYANVPSKGLGYFFTSRGPVNLTDDAWDTDAEAEPTLIAGRMYNGDAAPGAHPLDNPASIDQGNGNYWNRYWNSIGNINLFLSRIDTATVNDPAHRSRWKGEAHLLRAFYYTELLLWYGPSIPIEKAPHKFTDDFSNLKKSTYYELAKFIIEDCDAALATPEIPWRITVDAESGRFTKALATAIKSRMILFAASPLYNLGQDHWEEAYNINKQALASLRANGYELYNKVNLPHLYLVADAHLGPNLNPHTAMYNEYFTQAMKFQDNPIDKETIYQHRSNTGNIFHVDGVGAQNGYKSGTCPTQELVDAYETSDGKPVLVQDNPYLDEKHTQPNYNPENTLYDPANPYANRDPRFYATIYYNGSKRKARWGFAETTESPENFPAGIGNRTRIITTYVGEPFTGIHAARRSATRTGYYERKYLYPTSGDDNAVAGAPHKWYRLGEVILNFAEAAAEAGKLDEARTAANEIRARAGMPDLPTGLTKSQLITRIRNERRVEMALEENRYFDVRRWTAPGGDLAKTDKWVTAMEITRNADGSYTYKRRPVREVERKNYTAKFLYFPLPLDEANRLRSITGQNWQNPGW; via the coding sequence ATGAAATCGATATATGCCTTTCTGCTGATATGCGCCGTAGCGGCCGTATCCTGTAACAAGGCGCTGGATATGGCGCCGGACGGGAAGCTGTCTATGGACGAGATTTTCACTGACAACAACAAAGTAGCGGCATTCCTGAATTCCTGCTACGCCAACGTACCCAGCAAGGGATTGGGATATTTCTTCACCTCCCGCGGGCCGGTGAACCTTACCGACGACGCCTGGGATACCGACGCCGAAGCGGAGCCCACGCTTATTGCCGGCAGGATGTATAATGGCGATGCAGCACCCGGCGCCCATCCGCTCGACAATCCCGCATCCATCGACCAAGGCAATGGCAACTACTGGAACCGTTACTGGAACTCCATCGGCAACATCAACCTGTTCCTCAGCCGTATCGACACGGCCACGGTAAACGATCCCGCGCACCGCAGCCGCTGGAAAGGGGAAGCGCACCTGCTCCGCGCATTTTACTATACGGAGCTGCTGCTGTGGTATGGCCCGTCCATCCCCATCGAAAAAGCGCCGCACAAATTCACGGACGATTTCTCCAACCTGAAAAAATCAACCTACTACGAATTGGCTAAATTCATCATTGAAGATTGCGACGCCGCGTTGGCCACACCGGAAATTCCCTGGCGGATAACGGTAGACGCTGAAAGCGGCCGGTTCACCAAAGCCCTGGCAACCGCCATCAAAAGCCGGATGATCCTCTTCGCCGCCAGCCCCTTGTACAACCTCGGGCAGGACCACTGGGAAGAAGCCTACAACATCAACAAACAAGCCCTGGCCAGCCTGCGCGCCAACGGGTATGAGCTGTATAACAAAGTGAACCTGCCGCACCTTTATCTAGTGGCAGACGCTCACCTCGGTCCCAACCTCAACCCGCACACCGCGATGTACAACGAGTACTTCACCCAGGCAATGAAATTCCAGGATAACCCGATCGACAAAGAAACCATCTACCAGCACCGCAGCAACACCGGGAATATTTTCCACGTAGACGGCGTTGGCGCGCAGAACGGGTACAAATCCGGCACCTGCCCCACGCAGGAACTGGTGGACGCTTACGAAACCTCCGACGGCAAGCCCGTACTCGTGCAGGACAATCCTTACCTCGACGAAAAACATACCCAGCCCAATTACAATCCGGAAAACACGTTGTACGACCCTGCCAATCCCTACGCCAACCGCGACCCCCGTTTCTACGCCACCATTTACTACAATGGTTCCAAACGGAAAGCGCGCTGGGGTTTTGCGGAAACTACAGAGTCTCCGGAGAATTTTCCTGCCGGCATCGGCAACCGTACACGCATCATCACAACCTATGTGGGCGAGCCTTTTACCGGCATCCATGCCGCCAGGAGAAGCGCTACCCGGACGGGTTATTATGAACGCAAATACCTGTATCCCACTTCGGGAGACGATAACGCGGTGGCGGGTGCTCCGCATAAATGGTACCGCCTGGGCGAAGTGATCCTGAACTTCGCGGAAGCCGCCGCCGAAGCCGGAAAGCTGGATGAAGCCAGGACCGCGGCAAATGAGATCCGCGCGCGCGCAGGCATGCCCGATCTGCCCACCGGTCTTACCAAATCGCAGCTCATTACCCGCATCCGTAACGAACGGCGGGTGGAAATGGCGCTGGAAGAAAACCGCTACTTCGATGTGCGCCGCTGGACGGCCCCGGGCGGCGATCTGGCCAAGACCGATAAATGGGTTACCGCGATGGAAATCACCCGCAACGCGGACGGAAGCTATACCTACAAACGTCGTCCTGTCAGGGAAGTGGAACGCAAGAATTACACCGCGAAGTTCCTGTATTTCCCCCTGCCGCTGGATGAGGCCAACCGCCTCCGTTCCATCACCGGGCAAAACTGGCAAAACCCCGGCTGGTAA